The following are encoded together in the Pygocentrus nattereri isolate fPygNat1 chromosome 15, fPygNat1.pri, whole genome shotgun sequence genome:
- the tm4sf18 gene encoding transmembrane 4 L6 family member 18 has protein sequence MCSLGFARSLGFALIPLATCCIVANLLLFFPDGQMDFVKDNHLTKYVWFFMGIGGGGIAMFIPAITFLCMGKCANSCGTESCAMCGSVLAALIGLVGSGYCFFISAVALLNGPFCFTSLGWRSPFESDGPKYLFARESWSECIQPVHIVEWNVTLLSIMLGLSTLEFLICVIQIVSGLVNAVCRPCCYKQEYSLNA, from the exons atgtGTTCTTTGGGGTTCGCCCGGTCTCTGGGCTTTGCCCTCATCCCACTGGCCACCTGCTGCATAGTGGCCAACTTGCTGCTCTTTTTCccagatggacagatggatttTGTGAAGGATAATCATTTGACCAAGTATGTGTGGTTCTTCATGGGAATAGGAGGTGGAGGTATAGCT aTGTTCATACCTGCCATTACTTTTTTATGCATGGGGAAGTGTGCCAACTCTTGTGGAACTGAGAGCTGTGCG ATGTGTGGCTCAGTGCTGGCTGCTCTCATTGGACTGGTTGGCTCTGGATACTGCTTCTTCATCTCAGCTGTCGCCTTGCTAAATGGACCATTTTGCTTCACCTCGTTGGGATGGAGATCTCCTTTTGAGAGTGATGGGCCGAA ATACCTGTTTGCGAGAGAAAGCTGGTCTGAGTGCATACAGCCTGTTCACATTGTGGAGTGGAATGTGACGTTGCTGTCAATTATGCTAGGCCTCAGCACCCTGGAGTTCCTCATCTGTGTCATCCAAATCGTCAGTGGACTAGTCAATGCTGTGTGCAGGCCCTGCTGCTATAAGCAGGAATATAGCCTGAATGCCTGA
- the LOC108439431 gene encoding ceruloplasmin, with product MSQKNKMGRLWGNLFGFLCSVGTVSCITREYFIAIKEVRWDYAPSGMNLIQNKTLKEDEHARTFLEKGEQRIGHVYKKAVYQQYTDATFRQEIEKPKWLGYLGPLISAEEDDIVVVHLKNMATRAYSIHPHGMSYNKTNEGALYPDMSETSEKQDDSVAPGKTYSYIWPLDPSHAPGKDDSSCLTRVYHSHVNAPKDMASGLIGPLIICKKGTLDVHGDKSGDYLYTLMFTVSDENLSWYLDDNIKTFCTVPTKVKKDDEDFVESNKMHSINGYVFGNLPDLSMCMGNKIHWHLFGIGNEVDIHSAFFHGQILTNKRHHTDTVSLFPATFVNVEMEADNPGQWLLSCQVNDHLEAGMQAIFEIKKCFPNVHKPRPFGEVRQYYIAAEEVIWDYGPTQINQYTGIKLEDDSMADTFFDNRDDRIGGKYKKVQYVEYTDDTFTKRKERTPEEQHLGILGPIIRAEEEDTIKVTFRNKASRPYSIQAHGVQYSIEMDGTLYHNVLEESYTAKKLRELKKEARVIEPLPAALVHTDSTYKYEWVVPKGGGPTESDPDCLTYLYYSAVDPIRDTHSGLVGPLLICKSKTLKAGKQKNVKKEFHLIATVFDENLSWYLDENINRYAKKPKSVKKDDEDFELSNKMHSINGYMYGNLKGLTMCKEDKVSWHVSGLGSEGDIHGIYFQGNRFLYRGTRKDTITVFPHVSHTVIMEPDSMGQFQITCKTADDIHAGMSANYTVEKCSIFSRQSEMMLHQKKYYIAAVEMDWDYSPTRTWEEKMFHGLKDSPGNPFLKKEGKFIGSKYKKVLYREYTDETFKKPKERPADLEHLGIMGPMIHGNVGEKVKIVFKNMAKRPYSIHAHGIKTEIPQVIPTPPGQTQTYTWYIPKTAGPTEEQEECSVGAYYSTVDANKDLYSGLIGPLVICRKSLLRKLGLKKEIEEFALLFMVFNENESWYLDDNIKTHVKNPPSKLKEDEDFIESNKMHGINGLLYGNLPGLNMQVGDKVYWYLMGMGSEIDLHTAHFHGHSFDYKQSGVHRADVFDLFPGTFQTVVMRPQYPGTWLLHCHVYDHVLSGMEAIYTVLDKEGRRKGFLGLFGKS from the exons ATGTCCCAGAAGAACAAGATGGGGAGGCTATGGGGGAATCTGTTTGGATTTTTGTGCAGTGTTGGAACTGTGTCCTGTATCACAAGGGAATATTTTATAGCTATTAAAGAGGTTCGATGGGATTATGCACCTAGTGGCATGAACCTCATCCAAAACAAGACATTGAAGGAAGATGA ACATGCAAGGACATTTTTGGAGAAGGGGGAACAGAGGATTGGTCACGTTTATAAGAAAGCAGTCTACCAGCAGTACACAGATGCCACCTTCAGGCAGGAGATAGAAAAACCAAAATGGCTGGGCTACCTAGGGCCTCTCATCAGCGCGGAGGAAGATGACATAGTGGTTGTGCATTTAAAGAATATGGCCACTCGTGCATACTCCATTCATCCACATGGGATGAGTTACAACAAGACCAATGAAG GGGCATTGTATCCAGACATGTCTGAGACATCAGAGAAGCAGGATGATTCTGTGGCTCCTGGGAAGACATACAGCTACATATGGCCTCTGGACCCCTCTCACGCTCCTGGCAAGGATGATTCTAGCTGCTTGACCCGGGTGTACCACTCTCATGTCAATGCCCCGAAAGATATGGCCTCTGGACTTATTGGACCACTCATTATCTGTAAAAAAG GTACTCTGGATGTGCATGGGGATAAATCAGGTGACTACCTGTATACCCTCATGTTTACTGTTTCTGATGAAAACCTCAGCTGGTACCTTGACGACAATATCAAGACATTCTGCACTGTACCTACCAAAGTCAAGAAGGATGATGAGGACTTTGTAGAGAGCAATAAAATGCATT CTATTAATGGCTATGTCTTTGGCAACCTGCCGGACCTGAGCATGTGCATGGGCAATAAGATTCACTGGCATTTGTTTGGGATTGGGAATGAGGTGGACATCCACTCTGCGTTCTTCCACGGTCAGATCCTGACAAACAAGCggcaccacacagacacagtaagCCTGTTCCCAGCAACCTTTGTCAATGTAGAGATGGAAGCAGACAACCCTGGGCAGTGGCTACTGAGCTGCCAGGTCAACGATCACCTGGAAG CGGGCATGCAGGCAATTTTTGAGATCAAGAAGTGTTTCCCCAATGTCCATAAACCCAGACCATTTGGAGAGGTCAGGCAGTACTACATAGCAGCTGAAGAGGTCATCTGGGACTATGGGCCTACACAGATTAACCAGTACACTGGCATCAAACTAGAGGATGACAG TATGGCAGACACTTTCTTTGATAATCGCGATGACCGCATTGGAGGGAAATACAAGAAGGTCCAGTATGTGGAATACACAGATGACACCTTCACTAAGCGCAAGGAGAGAACACCTGAGGAGCAGCACCTTGGCATTCTGG GACCAATCATCAGAGCAGAGGAAGAGGACACCATAAAGGTAACATTTAGGAATAAAGCAAGCCGGCCTTACAGTATTCAAGCTCATGGTGTGCAGTACAGCATTGAGATGGATGGCACACTCTACCATAATGTCTTAGAAG AATCATACACTGCCAAAAAGCTCAGAGAACTCAAAAAAGAAGCAA GAGTTATTGAGCCCCTTCCTGCTGCCTTGGTTCATACTGACAGTACCTATAAATACGAGTGGGTGGTGCCTAAGGGTGGAGGCCCGACTGAAAGTGATCCTGACTGTCTCACCTACCTGTACTATTCTGCTGTGGACCCAATTCGAGATACCCACTCTGGACTGGTTGGACCTCTCTTGATCTGTAAATCCAAAACCCTCAAGGCAGGCAAACAA aaaaatgtgaaaaaagaatTCCACTTGATTGCTACAGTTTTTGATGAAAACTTGAGCTGGTATTTGGATGAGAATATTAACAGATATGCAAAGAAACCTAAATCTGTGAAAAAAGATGATGAAGACTTTGAGCTGTCAAATAAAATGCACT CAATCAATGGATACATGTATGGAAATCTCAAAGGACTGACAATGTGCAAGGAAGACAAAGTTTCCTGGCATGTCTCTGGTTTGGGTTCAGAAGGAGACATCCATGGCATTTACTTCCAAGGAAACAGGTTCCTCTATAGGGGAACCCGTAAAGATACCATCACTGTGTTCCCTCATGTCTCGCACACTGTCATTATGGAACCAGACAGCATGG GACAGTTTCAAATAACATGCAAGACTGCTGACGACATCCATGCAGGAATGAGTGCAAACTACACGGTGGAGAAGTGCAGTATCTTTAGCAGGCAGTCAGAGATGATGCTGCACCAGAAGAAATATTACATTGCTGCTGTAGAGATGGACTGGGACTACTCTCCCACTCGCACCTGGGAAGAGAAGATGTTTCATGGCCTTAAAGATAG TCCAGGCAACCCATTTCTTAAAAAGGAGGGCAAATTTATTGGCTCCAAATACAAGAAGGTCCTGTACAGGGAGTACACTGACGAAACCTTCAAGAAGCCAAAAGAAAGGCCTGCTGATTTGGAACATTTAGGAATTATGG GGCCCATGATCCATGGAAATGTGGGAGAGAAAGTAAAGATAGTGTTTAAGAATATGGCTAAGAGGCCATACTCTATACATGCACATGGAATAAAAACAGAGATTCCTCAAGTCATCCCAACACCCCCAG GACAAACTCAAACATACACCTGGTACATTCCTAAGACTGCTGGACCAACAGAAGAGCAGGAGGAATGCAGTGTTGGAGCCTACTATTCAACAGTAGATGCTAACAAG GATTTGTACAGTGGACTGATTGGTCCACTGGTCATCTGTCGGAAGAGCCTCCTGAGGAAGTTAGGGCTAAAGAAAGAAATTGAGGAGTTTGCACTGCTGTTTATGGTGTTCAATGAAAATGAGTCCTGGTACCTGGATGACAATATCAAAACACATGTTAAAAACCCTCCCAGCAAATTAAAAGAGGACGAGGACTTTATTGAAAGCAATAAAATGCATG GAATAAATGGACTGCTCTATGGAAACCTTCCTGGGCTGAACATGCAGGTGGGAGATAAGGTTTACTGGTATCTGATGGGAATGGGAAGTGAAATAGACTTACATACAGCACACTTCCATGGACACAGCTTTGACTACAAg CAAAGTGGCGTCCACCGTGCAGATGTATTTGATCTATTCCCGGGCACATTCCAGACAGTTGTGATGCGACCTCAGTACCCAGGCACCTGGCTCCTGCATTGCCATGTCTATGACCATGTGTTGTCAGGAATGGAGGCCATTTATACAGTGCTGGACAAAGAAG GACGAAGGAAGGGCTTCCTTGGCTTGTTCGGAAAGAGCTAA